In a genomic window of Lepisosteus oculatus isolate fLepOcu1 chromosome 3, fLepOcu1.hap2, whole genome shotgun sequence:
- the foxb2 gene encoding forkhead box protein B2: protein MPRPGKNSYSDQKPPYSYISLTAMAIQSSQEKMLPLSDIYKFIMDRFPYYRENTQRWQNSLRHNLSFNDCFIKIPRRPDQPGKGSFWALHPDCGDMFENGSFLRRRKRFKLMRSDHLASKNSQMLHYFHHQHHQAKLGIGTPETTGGVGRLPQFQTYSINGGQSSGFKHPFAIENIIGRDYKGMMASGLPIASVMHHLGYPVPSQISNMVNSMWPHVGMLDSMAPMPISSDYGPFGVPMKTLCHTTGQTMPAVPLPIKPTPSLGQVSAIPTLTGNAAHLCPSSASSLLEKTLPDMIEGKGNSLHPALMLS from the coding sequence ATGCCTCGTCCCGGAAAAAATTCTTACAGTGACCAGAAACCTCCATATTCTTATATTTCTCTAACTGCCATGGCTATCCAGAGCTCTCAAGAAAAGATGCTGCCACTCAGTGACATTTATAAGTTTATAATGGATAGATTTCCTTATTACAGGGAAAATACACAAAGATGGCAAAATTCTTTGAGACATAATCTTTCTTTTAATGACTGCTTCATTAAGATACCCCGAAGACCCGATCAACCTGGAAAAGGGAGTTTTTGGGCCCTGCATCCTGACTGTGGGGACATGTTTGAGAACGGTAGCTTTTTGAGAAGGCGAAAGAGATTTAAATTGATGCGATCTGATCACCTGGCATCCAAGAACTCTCAGATGCTCCACTATTTTCATCACCAACACCACCAGGCCAAATTGGGCATCGGGACTCCAGAGACTACCGGGGGTGTTGGACGGCTTCCACAGTTCCAGACTTACAGCATTAACGGGGGACAGTCAAGTGGGTTTAAGCATCCATTCGCTATTGAGAATATCATAGGCAGGGACTATAAAGGTATGATGGCAAGTGGATTGCCTATTGCTTCAGTTATGCATCACCTTGGGTACCCGGTGCCAAGTCAGATTAGCAACATGGTCAATTCCATGTGGCCTCACGTCGGCATGCTAGACTCTATGGCTCCGATGCCGATTTCTTCAGACTATGGACCTTTCGGAGTACCCATGAAAACACTCTGTCATACAACTGGACAGACGATGCCAGCTGTTCCTCTCCCGATCAAACCAACCCCTTCTCTTGGTCAGGTCTCTGCCATCCCCACTCTCACGGGAAACGCGGCGCACCTCTGCCCTTCATCTGCTTCCTCACTGCTTGAAAAAACTCTTCCAGACATGATCGAGGGTAAAGGCAACTCTTTGCATCCAGCTCTCATGCTTTCTTAG
- the LOC102691588 gene encoding C2 calcium-dependent domain-containing protein 4C: MWLIDKLRERVENIPLEDNRAFSGVKMDSPSEANLSSKLHSNVLTPDTIPDFFIPPKFFKHTGNVEHLSAKCKVSLSTSKNNLKNLTNTHIFHVKPESYCKNNEGKDLVKLANQLFIQIEKADDCTLDNMENTNKSKQRDLISSFPSVLLPHTAACFSLTGLYESPNTRRKESLFHTDFASYALQRKQHIANKKFAAPRSSSHTSSTNITHSLKKQGTTENNTPSSNESSPHSTPVLPRSFSGTCLFKLFGQESFLKDISRSSSKQSLGGNSSFSTDECSSGDTSPCTSEKSESEGKSEAPGCSLSPPVLFPLDLLHCQEKLRREHIIPLQGRGCIRLSLEYDSSSATVRVRVVSVENLYDCSFEAKHINCCVIVCLVPGKQQKQHSTIIKNSKNPIFNEDFFFDGVTEEDLQSMSLKFKVINKAFSLKRDTLLGVISKPLSQLLPL, translated from the coding sequence ATGTGGTTAATTGATAAACTTCGAGAAAGAGTTGAGAACATTCCCCTTGAAGACAACCGAGCCTTCTCGGGTGTAAAAATGGATAGCCCTTCAGAGGCAAATCTCTCGAGCAAGCTGCACAGCAATGTCTTGACTCCTGACACGATTCCTGATTTCTTTATTCCACCAAAGTTTTTTAAACATACTGGAAATGTGGAACATCTTTCAGCTAAATGTAAGGTCAGCCTCTCAACTTCTAAAAACAATCTGAAGAATTTAACGAATACCCACATCTTTCACGTGAAGCCAGAAAGTTACTGCAAAAATAATGAAGGCAAGGACCTTGTGAAGCTGGCTAATCAGCTTTTTATACAGATAGAGAAAGCAGACGACTGCACTCTGGACAATATGGAGAACACCaacaaaagcaaacaaagaGACCTAATTTCTTCTTTTCCATCAgtgctgttacctcacacagcAGCATGTTTCAGTCTGACAGGCTTATATGAAAGTCCTAACACACGCAGAAAAGAGTCCTTGTTTCACACAGACTTTGCAAGCTACGCCTTACAGAGGAAACAACACATAGCCAACAAAAAGTTTGCGGCTCCAAGATCAAGCAGCCACACAAGCTCTACAAATATTACACACTCACTCAAGAAGCAGGGGACAACAGAAAATAACACCCCTTCCTCCAATGAATCCTCGCCCCACAGCACCCCCGTGCTACCTCGATCATTTTCAGGCACCTGTCTCTTCAAACTGTTTGGGCAAGAGAGTTTTCTCAAGGATATTTCCAGATCCAGTTCGAAGCAGTCTCTGGGAGGGAACAGCTCCTTTTCTACTGATGAATGTAGCTCTGGTGATACAAGTCCATGTACCTCAGAAAAGTCTGAATCAGAAGGAAAATCAGAAGCTCCAGGTTGTTCCCTTTCCCCTCCAGTGCTGTTTCCCCTTGACCTGTTACACTGCCAAGAAAAGCTACGGAGAGAGCATATCATTCCTCTTCAGGGAAGGGGCTGCATCCGGCTGTCATTAGAGTATGATTCTAGTAGCGCCACAGTCCGAGTCCGCGTGGTTTCAGTGGAGAACCTGTATGATTGCAGCTTTGAGGCAAAACACATTAACTGCTGTGTCATTGTCTGTCTCGTCCCAGGCAAACAGCAAAAGCAGCACAGCACCATaatcaaaaacagcaaaaacccCATTTTCAACGAGGACTTCTTTTTTGATGGGGTTACAGAAGAAGATCTCCAAAGTATGTCCTTGAAATTTAAGGTCATTAACAAAGCCTTCAGCCTCAAGCGGGACACACTTCTGGGTGTTATCTCAAAGCCTCTTTCCCAGTTATTGCctttatga